The DNA segment CTTTTGGTCGCACTTGTTGAGGTGTTTCACCTGGCTGCCATTTAGTCTGAGGTCGTTTTTCGAATTCACCATCAGGTTTCAAGTTATCCTTGGGACGTACTTGATCAGGCGTTTCACCTGGCTGCCATTGTTGTTTTggttttttttcaaattcaccATCAGGCCTCAAGTTATCTTCTGGACGTTTTTGGGTTGGTCTGTCTCCAGGTTGCCACTGCTCTTTGGGCTTTCGCTCAAATTCACCTTCGGGGCGGAGATTGTCATGTGGCTTGGTAAGTTCTGGTTTCTCCCCTTTAACCCATTTTGGCCGGGTGGGTCTGTCAAAGGTTCCCTCTGGCTTTAAGTTATCTGTTTGTTTTATTGGGGTGCGTTTTTCATCATAAACAACTTCGGTTGGCTCAGGTCTTTTTTCGAATTCTCCTTCTGGTTTCAAATTGTCTGGGTGGTAAATAATAGCAGACCTTTCTCCTTTTGTCACTCTATAATCATCCCGGCGAGTATGATCTTCAAACACTCCTTCAATTTTAAGATTATCTTCTCTTCGAGTCAATTTCACTCGTTGTCCTTTTACTACACGATATGTGTCTGAAGAACGGATGTTTTCCATTGTGCCTTCCATTTTCAAATTGTCTTCATGTTTGACTATTTCACTACGATCACCTTTCACGACGGTGTAATCATTTCTTTGTTTCATGTCAATGAATTCTCCTTCTATCTTCAAATTATCTTCTCTTCTAATGATATCTACTCGCTCAACCTTTTGCCTGCGACGTAAATCAGTTTCTCTGTCAATTGTAATATTATCAACTTGCTTGAATGGCTTACGCTTTTCAGCTGGTTGCGATGGAACTACTTCAGGCTTGTAGAATTTGCCATCGGGTTTCAGGTTGTCTTGAGGTTTAACTACAGGCGCTCTTTCGCCTTTAGTTGCGCTATAATCATTACGTATTTGAAGGTCAATAAACTCTCCTTCCGTTTTTAAATTATCTTCGTGCTTCTGAATAACTACCTTTTCAGTCCTTTCAATACGCTTATAATCATCACGTGATCGATGAATGTCAATTGTTCCTTCCATCTTTAGGTGATCCTCATGCCTGACAACGTCAACACGATCGCCTTTCGTTGCTGTGTAATCTGTTCGTCTTACAACCTCCATGTCACCCTCGGGTTTCAAGTTATCTTCAGGCTTCTTTTGAACAGGTCTCTCTCCCTTAATTGGCTTAGGCTTCTCTGGCCGTTCAAATTGTCCTTCTGGTTTCAGATTGTCCTGTGGTTTTTTCGGTGTCTGTTTTTCAGCAGGTCTCCACTTCTCTGGTTTCGGCTTCTCGAAGTCACCTTCAGGCTTCAGATTGTCCTTAGGCTTCTTAACTTCTGGCCTTTCTGCTGGACGCCATTCGTCATGTTTTGGTGTCTCAAATTTGCCTTCAGGTTTCAAGTTATCCTGAGGTTTCTTGGGAGTTTGCCTTTCAGCGGGACGCCATTCATCGTGTTTAGGTTTCTCGAATTCTCCTTCAGGTTTCAGATTATCCTTGGGTCGTTTAACGACAGGTTTCTCTGCTGGGCGCCACTCATCGTGCTTAGGCTTCTCAAAGTCTCCCTCCGGTCTCAGATTATCTTGCGGTTTCTTGGGGGTCTGTCGCTCAGCTGGACGCCAGTCATCTTGCTTAGGTTTTTCGAATTCTCCTTCTGGTCTCAAGTTATCTTTGGGCTTTTTGACTTCAGGTCTTTCTGCTGGTCTCCATTCGTCATGTTTTGGTTTCTCAAAGTCACCCTCAGGCCGAAGATTATCTTTAGGTTTGGTGGGTGTCTGACGTTCAGCTGGGCGCCACTTGTCAGGCTTTGGCGTTTCAAACTCTCCTTCAGGTCGCAGATTGTCTTGTGGTTTTTTGGGAGTTTGACGCTCAGCTGGTCGCCATTCGTCGTGCTTGGGTTTCTCAAATTCGCCTTCTGGTCTCAAGTTATCCTTTGGCTTTTTGACTTCAGGTCTCTCAGCCGGACGCCACTCATCATGTTTAGGCTGTTCAAAGTCGCCTTCAGGATGTAGATTATCTTTCGGCTTCCTTGGTGTCTGCCTTTCTGCCGGGCGCCATTCGTCATGTTTTGGCTTTTCGAATTCGCCCTCTGGTTTCAAGTTGTCTTGCGGTCTCGTGGGTTCACGCTTTTCAGCTGGACGCCACTTGTCATGTTTCGGTTGTTCGAACTCGCCTTCGGGATGAAGGTTATCTTGCGGCTTCTTGGGTGTCTGCCTCTCAGCCGGGCGCCATTCGTCATGCTTGGGCTGTTCAAATTCACCTTCAGGCTTCAAATTATCCTTAGGCTTAGTCGGCTCTCGCCTCTCAGCTGGACGCCACTTGTCGTGTTTCGGTGTTTCGAACTCGCCTTCGGGATGAAGGTTGTCTTGCGGCTTCTTGGGAGTCTGCCTTTCAGCCGGGCGCCATTCGTCATGCTTGGGCTGTTCAAATTCACCTTCTGGTTTCAAATTATCCTTTGGCTTAGTAGGCTCACGCTTTTCAGCTGGACGCCACTTGTCATGTTTCGGTTGTTCGAACTCGCCTTCGGGATGAAGGTTATCTTGCGGCTTCTTGGGTGTCTGCCTCTCAGCCGGGCGCCATTCGTCATGCTTGGGCTGTTCAAATTCACCTTCAGGTTTCAAGTTATCCTTAGGCTTAGTCGGCTCACGCCTCTCAGCTGGACGCCACTTGTCGTGTTTTGGTGTTTCGAACTCGCCTTCGGGATGAAGGTTGTCTTGCGGCTTCTTGGGAGTCTGCCTTTCAGCCGGGCGCCATTCGTCATGCTTGGGCTGTTCAAATTCACCTTCAGGTTTCAAGTTATCCTTAGGCTTAGTCGGCTCACGCCTCTCAGCTGGACGCCACTTGTCGTGTTTTGGTGTTTCGAACTCGCCTTCGGGATGAAGGTTGTCTTGCGGCTTCTTGGGAGTCTGCCTTTCAGCCGGGCGCCATTCGTCATGCTTGGGCTGTTCAAATTCACCTTCAGGTTTCAAGTTATCCTTAGGCTTAGTCGGCTCACGCCTCTCAGCTGGACGCCACTTGTCGTGTTTCGGTGTTTCGAATTCTCCTTCAGGGCGGAGGTTGTCTTGCGGCTTCTTGGGTGTCTGCCTTTCAGCCGGACGCCACTCATCATGTTTAGGTTGTTCGAACTCTCCCTCAGGTCTTAGATTGTCTTGTGGTTTCTTAGGAGTCTGTCGCTCTGCAGGTCGCCATTCATCATGTTTAGGCTTCTCAAACTCACCTTCTGGTTTCAAATTATCCTTTGGCTTTGTGACCTCGCGTCTTTCAGCTGGACGCCACTCATCGTGCTTAGGTGTTTCAAACTCGCCCTCAGGGTGAAGATTATCTTTCGGTTTCTTTTGAACAGGTCTCTCAGCCGGGCGCCATTCATCATGTTTGGGCTTTTCAAACTCACCTTCAGGTTTCAAGTTGTCTTGCGGTTTCGTGGGTTCGCGCCTTTCAGCTGGACGCCACTTGTCATGTTTAGGTTGTTCGAAATCGCCTTCAGGGTAAAGGTTATCTTGTGGCTTCTTAGGTGTCGGCCTTTCGGCAGGACGCCATTTTTCGTGTTCAGGTTGCTCGAAATCTCCTTCGGGCTTCAAGTTATCCTTAGGTTTGGTGGGCTCACGTTTCTCAGCTGGACGCCACTTGTCGTGTTTTGGTGTTTCGAATTCTCCTTCAGGGCGGAGGTTATCTTGTGGCTTCTTAGGTGTCTGCCTCTCAGCTGGACGCCATTCATCATGCTTAGGCTGCTCAAATTCACCCTCTGGCTTCAAATTATCTTTAGGTTTAGTGGGTTCACGTTTCTCAGCTGGACGCCATTTGTCATGTTTGGGTTGCTCGAATTCTCCTTCCGGCCTTAGGTTATCTTGTGGTTTCTTAGGTGTCTGTCGTTCAGCTGGTCTCCATTCGTCATGTTTAGGCTTCTCAAACTCACCTTCTGGTTTAAGATTATCCTTAGGTTTTGTGACTTCGCGTCTTTCGGCAGGGCGCCACTCATCATGTTTGGGCTTTTCGAATTCACCTTCAGGTTTCAAGTTGTCTTGCGGTTTCGTGGGTTCGCGCCTTTCAGCTGGACGCCACTTGTCATGTTTAGGTTGTTCGAAATCGCCTTCAGGGTAAAGGTTATCTTGTGGCTTCTTAGGCGTTTGCCTTTCTGCAGGGCGCCATTCTTCGTGTTCAGGTTGCTCGAAATCTCCCTCGGGCTTCAAGTTGTCCTTAGGCTTGGTGGGTTCACGTTTCTCAGCAGGACGCCACTTGTCGTGTTTTGGTGTTTCGAATTCTCCTTCCGGGCGGAGGTTGTCTTGTGGCTTCTTAGGTGTCTGTCTCTCAGCTGGACGCCATTCATCGTGCTTAGGCTGTTCGAATTCACCCTCTGGCTTCAAGTTGTCCTTAGGTTTGGTGGGTTCACGCTTCTCAGCTGGACGCCACTTGTCATGTTTCGGTTGTTCAAACTCTCCTTCAGGGCGGAGGTTGTCTTGGGGTTTCTTCGGTGTCTGTCTCTCAGCTGGACGCCATTCATCGTGCTTAGGCTGTTCGAATTCACCTTCAGGTTTCAAATTGTCCTTAGGTTTCGTGGGCTCACGCTTCTCAGCTGGACGCCACTTGTCATGTTTCGGTTGTTCAAACTCTCCTTCAGGGCGGAGGTTGTCTTGGGGTTTCTTCGGTGTTTGACGTTCGGCTGGCCTCCACTCATCATGTTTAGGTTGCTCAAATTCACCCTCAGGCTTCAAATTGTCTTTAGGCTTCGTGGGTTCACGCTTCTCAGCTGGACGCCACTTATCGTGTTTCGGTTGTTCAAACTCCCCTTCAGGGCGAAGGTTGTCTTGGGGTTTCTTCGGTGTTTGACGTTCAGCTGGCCTCCACTCATCATGTTTGGGTTGCTCAAATTCACCCTCAGGCTTCAAATTGTCTTTGGGCTTCGTGGGTTCACGCTTCTCAGCTGGACGCCACTTATCGTGTTTCGGTTGTTCAAACTCTCCTTCAGGGCGGAGGTTGTCTTGGGGTTTCTTCGGTGTTTGACGTTCGGCTGGCCTCCACTCATCATGTTTGGGTTGCTCAAATTCACCCTCAGGCTTCAAATTGTCTTTAGGCTTCGTGGGTTCACGCTTCTCAGCTGGACGCCACTTATCGTGTTTCGGTTGTTCAAACTCTCCTTCTGGGCGGAGGTTGTCTTGGGGTTTCTTCGGTGTTTGACGTTCGGCTGGCCTCCACTCATCATGTTTGGGTTGCTCAAATTCACCCTCAGGCTTCAAATTGTCTTTAGGCTTCGTGGGTTCACGCTTCTCAGCTGGACGCCACTTATCGTGTTTCGGTTGTTCAAACTCTCCTTCTGGGCGGAGGTTGTCTTGGGGTTTCTTCGGTGTTTGACGTTCGGCTGGCCTCCACTCATCATGTTTGGGTTGCTCAAATTCACCCTCAGGCTTCAAATTGTCTTTAGGCTTCGTGGGTTCACGCTTCTCAGCCGGACGCCACTTTTCTTGTTTGGGCGTCTCAAATTGACCTTCGGGCTTGAGATTATCTTCTGGCTTCTTTGGAGTTTGACGTTCAGCTGGTTTCCATTCATCGTGTTTCGGCTGCTCAAACTCTCCCTCGGGTTTCAAGTTATCAATGGGCCtcttttgtttcaatttttcACCCATTTTCTTTGGACCGTAATCATCTTGAGATACGGTATGGCTATCGAAGATACCTTCCATATGCAAGTTATCTTTCCTTATTATTTGTTGTTGTCTTATATCAGTTTCTTCGTAAGTTTTATACTCTTCCTGTGAAGTAGTAATTTTTTGTAGATCCTCCGTAGAATAGAATTTTTCAAAGTCTTCCTTTGTCCATGTACGGCGTCGTTGAGGACGTTCAACAGGTGTTACTTTCTCGGTGAAATCTGTTTGATTAGAAGTAACGAATTCGATTTCACCTTCTCTAATAATATTGTCAGTTCTCCGCGCGACCAATGTAGTCCTCTCGACGATGTCAGTGTAGTCGATGAATTCAGATTTACTGGTAGTTTCGGTTGTCATATCTCCTTCTATCTTTGTCCAGGTGTTACGACGAACTGGTGAAGGCCTCTCGACTGGCTTGATAGTGTACTCTGAACGCGAAGTGGTTGTATCTGAAATAAGATATAGAGGAACATTTAATTACTGTCTACTGGGTATTCGTATGATATCCTACACATTTGATTGGATTTCAGTATTAGCTTTATGtattattcataattaatttatcataaaaACTTTGAAGTCATTAatacctaatttaattaaaaaaaatagaagagATTCTCTTAGAAATTGAAAGTCTGACAAAATAGATAATAATAGGTACTAACTATGAAGGCATAAAATAGACTATATTTACCTGTGAATTCACCTTCTGTGATGATATTATCAGTACGACGGATTATCTCAGCGCGTTCTCCCTTAATGACAGTGTAATCGTCAATGACGGTCCTCTTTGTAAATTCTCCTTCTGGTCGGAGGTTATCTTCAGGCTTCTTGACTATCGCCTTCTCTGCAGGGACGAATTCATCTGGTTGCCGCTTAGCAAAATCTCCTTCTGGCTTTAGGTTGTCAGTTGGTTTCTTTTGTTTGGGCCTTTCAGCGGGTTTCCATTCTTCTTTTTCTGGAGTAGTGAATTCTCCCTCAGGCCTTAGATTATCTTGTGGTCGTTTAACTGGTTCCCTTTCACCAGGTTGCCATTTATCTGGCTTCCTTGTCTCGAAATCGCCTTCAGGCTTAAGGTTATCTTCAGGCTTCTTTTGTTTTGGACGTTCAGCCGGGCGCCATGGCTCCTTTTCTGGCGTAGTGAATTCACCTTCTGGTCTTAGGTTATCGTCTGGCCGGCGAACGGGCGCTCTGTCACCAGGACGCCATTCATCTGGCTTTCTTCTCTCAAATTCACCCTCAGGTCTTAAGTTGTCTTCAGGTTTTTTCGGCTTCTGGCGTTCAGCTGGACGCCAAGGTTCTTTTTCTGGTGTAGTGAAATCTCCTTCAGGTCTTAGGTTATCATCAGGACGATGTACGGGAGCTCGGTCTCCTGGACGCCATTCCTCAGGCCTGCGTTTCTCAAAATC comes from the Ostrinia nubilalis chromosome 17, ilOstNubi1.1, whole genome shotgun sequence genome and includes:
- the LOC135079918 gene encoding titin; the encoded protein is MTIKNKKTKQSKSSEVTSSTSASSSVQKTTTTVQQSSNTLQKSSSSGKKVRYIEVKVEEDDPLMITDVTDHSISGSTISEHYNSHPHYIITEAPSMTDLSQTRSHSEHHVSDMAQATTGEFVSSSVLQESSTSHQQSSKSETFQSSSSVQHSGSSHSQTFDRTADSSTGNQTLNTAFIDSSGASNPRFVTKSQGANAANTFLQSERQELLNQSAQNTSSHSSETINKTNVSSDQKFKQQHDKINYRNSPEPSKRVQTVKSDTSNFYGGEGTLDKNSKTKQYSSTSQSNETKSSSVTKSSSSSYVVEIVDGKERIIDSSKREWGDASEQASQEAYASVSGTDIKPESVYSSQNYDMKSKYDTGKAGQKPTSEMLLKEQSKLIKDGNQITTHESVISEKDNYKQHQLTSTQDTLASTQKHLASTQDHLKSNVTSSQIHQSSTDQNNYSTVTSDSYNTINKTDKNVIENTSNKQNITDRRRNANKTDSSNFYGYDNTIQNELRKVGDILQVSDTQNVNFSTKILKSNTSSAQQASTSSYVFEVVDGKQKVVDSSHREWGDSKEHATYEKSHNVGGTGIKPESEYSRHVLDKESHYDTGKDGVPKSSTQIAEESVLYKNGKEIAATSNVYAGDFTKKKAITEHHHTDTEDVHNQRIHDTTDSKVYSTTYETNTSSDVQSHLKDHTDVTKTTDFVTTEKKNLEKQNVSKETTSTSQTKDTLTSYERSTGTWNGKFVYEKDDDRPKKPKEMSPFGRPEQPRHHLKRQDTQENIILSSRDIKDFTSISDLRKIIESSQSKKDVTVSNKNIVISRNIDDRVLKEIIETVRKYPFKRIDKVTFGTKINEDVKDLYEGIDTEDTTVVTTTTGGTTKKSFEVEKNRSQIEVTRYITENGVTRKITTYEDAKEDDKIKTNVFVDKSNVDFKTLRDVQTTEDVIRESYDVVDRAITDRREDTTVYDETIIDDRKTVRDDRTTVEKTVIIDETRPKYGGPKKPEKITKEQCICEICTCGRHRCPHNDVPEPLFDVEHTTSVVSAYKNDYDEKHVTRTTAVHHEDHLHLEGDFQEPERPKWQPAERPQQRRPEDNLKPEGDFERRRPEEWRPGDRAVVKRPEDNLRPEGEFAKRKPDEWQPGDRAPVRKPDDNLRPEGDFTTPEKEPWRPAERQKPKKPEDNLRPEGDFERRKPDEWRPGDRAPTRRPEDNLRPEGDFEQRRPEEWRPGDRAPVKRPEDNLRPEGDFEKRRPEEWRPGDRAPVKRPEDNLRPEGDFEKRRPEEWRPGDRAPVKRPEDNLRPEGDFEKRRPEEWRPGDRAPVHRPDDNLRPEGDFTTPEKEPWRPAERQKPKKPEDNLRPEGEFERRKPDEWRPGDRAPVRRPDDNLRPEGEFTTPEKEPWRPAERPKQKKPEDNLKPEGDFETRKPDKWQPGEREPVKRPQDNLRPEGEFTTPEKEEWKPAERPKQKKPTDNLKPEGDFAKRQPDEFVPAEKAIVKKPEDNLRPEGEFTKRTVIDDYTVIKGERAEIIRRTDNIITEGEFTDTTTSRSEYTIKPVERPSPVRRNTWTKIEGDMTTETTSKSEFIDYTDIVERTTLVARRTDNIIREGEIEFVTSNQTDFTEKVTPVERPQRRRTWTKEDFEKFYSTEDLQKITTSQEEYKTYEETDIRQQQIIRKDNLHMEGIFDSHTVSQDDYGPKKMGEKLKQKRPIDNLKPEGEFEQPKHDEWKPAERQTPKKPEDNLKPEGQFETPKQEKWRPAEKREPTKPKDNLKPEGEFEQPKHDEWRPAERQTPKKPQDNLRPEGEFEQPKHDKWRPAEKREPTKPKDNLKPEGEFEQPKHDEWRPAERQTPKKPQDNLRPEGEFEQPKHDKWRPAEKREPTKPKDNLKPEGEFEQPKHDEWRPAERQTPKKPQDNLRPEGEFEQPKHDKWRPAEKREPTKPKDNLKPEGEFEQPKHDEWRPAERQTPKKPQDNLRPEGEFEQPKHDKWRPAEKREPTKPKDNLKPEGEFEQPKHDEWRPAERQTPKKPQDNLRPEGEFEQPKHDKWRPAEKREPTKPKDNLKPEGEFEQPKHDEWRPAERQTPKKPQDNLRPEGEFEQPKHDKWRPAEKREPTKPKDNLKPEGEFEQPKHDEWRPAERQTPKKPQDNLRPEGEFETPKHDKWRPAEKREPTKPKDNLKPEGDFEQPEHEEWRPAERQTPKKPQDNLYPEGDFEQPKHDKWRPAERREPTKPQDNLKPEGEFEKPKHDEWRPAERREVTKPKDNLKPEGEFEKPKHDEWRPAERQTPKKPQDNLRPEGEFEQPKHDKWRPAEKREPTKPKDNLKPEGEFEQPKHDEWRPAERQTPKKPQDNLRPEGEFETPKHDKWRPAEKREPTKPKDNLKPEGDFEQPEHEKWRPAERPTPKKPQDNLYPEGDFEQPKHDKWRPAERREPTKPQDNLKPEGEFEKPKHDEWRPAERPVQKKPKDNLHPEGEFETPKHDEWRPAERREVTKPKDNLKPEGEFEKPKHDEWRPAERQTPKKPQDNLRPEGEFEQPKHDEWRPAERQTPKKPQDNLRPEGEFETPKHDKWRPAERREPTKPKDNLKPEGEFEQPKHDEWRPAERQTPKKPQDNLHPEGEFETPKHDKWRPAERREPTKPKDNLKPEGEFEQPKHDEWRPAERQTPKKPQDNLHPEGEFETPKHDKWRPAERREPTKPKDNLKPEGEFEQPKHDEWRPAERQTPKKPQDNLHPEGEFEQPKHDKWRPAEKREPTKPKDNLKPEGEFEQPKHDEWRPAERQTPKKPQDNLHPEGEFETPKHDKWRPAERREPTKPKDNLKPEGEFEQPKHDEWRPAERQTPKKPQDNLHPEGEFEQPKHDKWRPAEKREPTRPQDNLKPEGEFEKPKHDEWRPAERQTPRKPKDNLHPEGDFEQPKHDEWRPAERPEVKKPKDNLRPEGEFEKPKHDEWRPAERQTPKKPQDNLRPEGEFETPKPDKWRPAERQTPTKPKDNLRPEGDFEKPKHDEWRPAERPEVKKPKDNLRPEGEFEKPKQDDWRPAERQTPKKPQDNLRPEGDFEKPKHDEWRPAEKPVVKRPKDNLKPEGEFEKPKHDEWRPAERQTPKKPQDNLKPEGKFETPKHDEWRPAERPEVKKPKDNLKPEGDFEKPKPEKWRPAEKQTPKKPQDNLKPEGQFERPEKPKPIKGERPVQKKPEDNLKPEGDMEVVRRTDYTATKGDRVDVVRHEDHLKMEGTIDIHRSRDDYKRIERTEKVVIQKHEDNLKTEGEFIDLQIRNDYSATKGERAPVVKPQDNLKPDGKFYKPEVVPSQPAEKRKPFKQVDNITIDRETDLRRRQKVERVDIIRREDNLKIEGEFIDMKQRNDYTVVKGDRSEIVKHEDNLKMEGTMENIRSSDTYRVVKGQRVKLTRREDNLKIEGVFEDHTRRDDYRVTKGERSAIIYHPDNLKPEGEFEKRPEPTEVVYDEKRTPIKQTDNLKPEGTFDRPTRPKWVKGEKPELTKPHDNLRPEGEFERKPKEQWQPGDRPTQKRPEDNLRPDGEFEKKPKQQWQPGETPDQVRPKDNLKPDGEFEKRPQTKWQPGETPQQVRPKDNLRPEGEFERRPQTKWQPGETPSQVRPKDNLKPEGEFERQPQTKWQPGETPSQVRPKDNLKPDGEFEKRPQTKWQPGETPSQVRPKDNLKPDGEFEKRPQQPWQPGETPAQVRPKDNLRPEGDFDRPSKTKWSPGDRPDQVRPKDNLHPDGAFQDRPKSQWQPGETPSQVRPKDNLKPEGDFDRPSTQKWSPGEKPGPIKPKDNLYTNGHVTKHDTTHVQSSDVTKKTTDSTSVTGRDDSIIKSHSEIRHDDQTHATHTERHVKHSSTHSTTEHATTKHLQSGTHVRQRPQDEPDRTGSQTSVNRVVDRSSTDRSRNVTDKTISKSDSRNVKNVTSTTSTTKVIKQVTEKKLIAGKWVNVTRNVETYVTSNGDGPDSGKPKRIDDRPRPAAGMPSTVDTQRVVTTDQQSVSSTSSSQDLRTHQRHSPVGGPDGGKPKRIDDRPRPAAGMPSGGHSTKKIVTSDQQTVSSISSTQDLSTHQRHTHIGGPDGGKPKRIDDRPRPAAGMPSGGDTTHRIITSDQQSLSSTSKQDMSTQQRHSHITSETHTQRNVSNISSEAHDIQHRTTHQYPSDHVRRQIGSDTDRVVSSQQSDRHITSDSNVQRNVSRGSHLEQNQTSYSTSGTRRVHGSSQDITNSRSQGSISQQHLASDSHSQRNVSTHVTKGSHTEQNISRSSHLTHSVNRNQLSDSVTNTSIEFQRAMHGGGDVTTVVDNSSRSGFHKRNSDLVSDSSNAVLHRKGVSSSTEAHHTISSTAAAQRKSIVNLSERGEYINSAQNTDRKSISSMHRSGRDNMGVITQHTDSSDSRRTQNKRDGQSTLVIERQPRVNIRDNLQVGGEFYGQSESRYGSFSRSEQAQRAERSERVERVERVSRHHGTTSQFVLGDGSTSYKREFHSHVHGTCPATLIESPRTPFKHTRDTREHKFYAAKVTQK